tttattctcttggCTTCTGTGGTTTTATAGTGTACTATATTCTGAAGAAAATACTTGATTTATATTTCCtaaaaccagtggtggaagaagcactcCGATCATTattaccacagtgtagaaatactctgttacaagtaaaagtcttactTATACTTAAAGCACTAAAACTACTCATTATGCacggcccatttcagaataatgcaCATTACTGGATTatgattattgatgcattagtgcactttaatgctgcagctggtaaatgtggtaaaatgctaatttaaatttttacatttatatatattactttatatactactTCTGTGTAGTTTATGAATTCCCCCGTGATAAAGtcttatatattgtattattaatctgaatctgaaaagtaagtAGTAACTAAAGttgtcagatgaatgtagtggagtaaaacgaatggaaatactcaggtgaagtatctcaaaattgtacttaagtacagtacttaattgtactaagtaaatgtacttagatACTTTGCACCACTGTCTGAAACTGACTGAACATCAATACCCCGAGGACGGTTTACTTCACTGAGTACCGTCCTCGCCCACATGATGGCGCTTCGGTATCAGCGGAAAACGGAActgtggagggagaaaaaaagaaaagccgcATGTGTGGGAGATAAAGTagcctgccacacacacacattctccgtCCGCCTGCTCTCCTGCGCTGCTGCGGGCTGCATCGGAAACAAGGCCGGAAGAGCGGTGGGAAGACGGGCGAGAGAGGCTGTTAGTCGGGGGGATCGCGCTAACCCGGCTCGCTTCAATCTCGTTACGCAAATTACCGGCAGAGCGGCGCGGCAGTGGGTCCGCTAATGGAGCGTGCGTGCCGCTGGCttccgcccccctcccccttcccccccTCTTTCGCCTCCGCCTCCCGAATACATTTAATGGGTTATAGGCGGCAGGGAGGCATCCACCGGGGAAGCGCTATtactcacacagagacacacacacacacacacacaaaccccggCTCCAGAGCGCACGGACACGTTCAAGTGCAGCCAGTCCAATTATGACAAAGGCCGGCTGCGATCGttgatttcattaaaatataatgGTTTCAATTTCAGCTTCATTTCTGACTCCAaccatgtgtttttaaaacaaaaacatttaaagaaagaaattcaAATGTAGACTATCGTATGTCATCATTCAACAGGTGACATTGCTGGAACAATAAGAGCCTGCTGGACactctttaaaatgtcttacaTGGTACACAAGTACCTCGGACACATATTTTGACCAGACTCTGATAGGAAAGTCTCAGCACttttgtttgtgattatttGGATTTGTCATGTGTTACATATTTAACTGTAccattgtattttctgtataCAGCCTGTATTTTATTTCCTAACACGAAAGTCTACGTGCTGTTTAAAAGTCTCTCTCTACTTCCAATTACCTTGAAAAAAGCAAgtgaatgtaaatgttattttcaaggTACTGTGTGTTCATATCTTTTTGCTAAGCCTACTTCAAATGAAATTGTATTTACTTAATTTTAAGCAGAAAAATTGCAAGTAAATATAACTTTTTCTTTCGAGGTCTCAGTAccttaaaagagtactccagtgatttagcaTCGCACTCATACAACACTGAcagactcacgatggacagtttgaCCAGGTCTTTTTTATTCCTTGCATTTTTCTTCCttggcacctacattacccacaatgcaactctacCACAGAGTGGAGATTCAGGTGTgctatgctagtagcagctgATGTAGCCTCAAGCTGCTAGCCTCAGAGGAGCGGGCTACCGAGGTTTGGTAAACTCACATCTTTccaactccacacctccagactgtgatcattttcaaacttgttgtCTTCACCCCCAACCGACGCtgcctcaagtgacatcacttggcGTCCAAAGGCTAAATCTTTATCCCTGACTCAACGTGGGATTTCAACAAGGCATCACCTCACCAATACCAATATTCAATCCAGCTTTCACCTCCTAATATTTCGGTGGTCAGGTGCTCTATGTAGTGTAACAtatcctctttgtgtttccacagacaatGTTGCACTGTTGAGCTgcagtttattgtttattagTCTAACCTGGGGCtccatattcaaataaaatacacatggTCAACACTGTTTGCAGTAAACAATAAAGTTACAACATTAGCACTGCATCAATCAACAAAATTACATCAAAACcatacatacagaaaacattcaaacaattTAAATCAATTAACAGGCAGAACAAACCAACAATTAGTTCATCCAAAAAATCAAAGGAGGCCTATCTTGTTTAAAGTGGAAGGATAGTaacaaaaagagggaattttgtactTAAAAGGATTTTTTGGGGGAAGATACCCGCCTGATTTGTCTAATTCAGACAGCTGTTGCCTCATTAATTTCAGATAAACTTTTGAACTGTGCATAaaacgaggactgtggatttggTCTCCCATCACTTACAGTGAAAtatggccagtatgaacaggaggaatgattacacGCAAAACAAACCCTATTTCAAAGTTCATATAGCTGTCTGACTTGTTAAAGTGGTCAGAtttaaataaattgaaaatgtatttggtgCATATACAATATGCACTAATTAACTCACCAGGTTGTTCAAATCTCCCAATATCCCAGAAGAAAATACCCAGGAGATGAGATGAACCATTATGTTGTTAGTTTAAAGTGAAAGTCCAGAGAAGGACTCAGCGTCATTTTAGTGTTACGTACTGCACAGTCATGTTGATGTGCTGCTCATCAGAAgaatcatttgttttagtgAAGATTAACGCTTCAAATCATAACATTAAGTGgctcaaaataaaagaaatgtgttttcaaatggCAATTTGAtcagattaaaaaaatctaTGACAAGAATTACTTCAGTGCTTTAATACGATCATTTTCAAaaccattttctctctttcaaacacactcacaaagagaCACCTGCTCTCTTCTAATCCACGGTGATACCTCATTTACTACTTTATAAAGTGATATAGCAGGCCTGTCCCACTCCACTCGTCTGTTTGTGATGTGAGTTGTTGtcgctgctgttgttgttctaaTTGCTGTTGCTGCCTCGCCTCCAGTTTCCCTGCTGAACTCAGACACTCCTGCCTCACACTTTCCAGTAACATGCGGTTGTGATGACAAGTACTAGAGTTCCCACTCAAGCTGCCTGTTCCTATAGTGCAGCAccccttccctccatccctctcctcctcctcctccatttcctcctctctctctttgaagcCTTGTGGGATGATGATGACACCCGCCGTAATCGGTGGATGCTCAGCTTCTGACATGACACACAATTGAGAAAGCCTTTCCGAACTGATCCAGGTTTCATTGTTGCATTCAGACACACAGTGCGTCCTCTGACAAGTGGAAAGGCCTTTCACAGGGGAATAGAGGAAGTCGGTGAGGTGGGGCCTTGATTGACAGGCCTGTTGAGAAAGCAAAACCAGCTCCGGTTCCTATCAGATCTCTGCTCAGCAGCGGTGCCCATTTGCTCTGCtgacctgctttttttttttctcctcctaaCTGGATCTGGGATCAGTTTATCTTCAGCTTTGCTTCCAAGGCAGATTAGGGTTTGAGGGGATTAGGGTAGAGTGGGaaattacataattacatttactcagctactgtatttaagtacaacaactttatactttataactacacttcatttcagagggaaatattgcactttttacttcactacatttatttgacagctactGTGAAGTGTTGCCAAAGtcaaaattagctccacctcgaccagctacaatattaaaatgctgcttacatgttaattaatgagttgtaaaaatacaatttacatatacataataatatgaCACTGCCTGCATAGTGAATACTTAACTGTTGATTTTTAAGCatgttttgctgataatactgcCAAGATTTTGATTgtaatgcaggatttttactactaataatattattacagcaTGGAAATGCTAATAAGTAATGAAATGTTACTTTCACCACTGACCTCAGGACAGGGAGTTACCAGCAGAGGTAGACATAAGAAATAAGAGACCTGAGAAATAccaagaagagacagagagaggaactcACCCAGCAGGTTTTACATTCCCCATTCTCGCCCAGCAACAAATTTTTGAACACTGATTCATTTGCAAGTATCTAGAACAAACTGTGCCCATAGAAATCTCTCCACAGGCATGGAGTATCAATTGCCCCTCCTTTCTCCGCCAGCCTAGCATTCCCTCCCTCCTTTATATCTTTCCTATGAGCCCATCCCTTAATTTACTGTGGATCTATTTTGAACTTCAGTCAGACATGTTTTGATTTAACACTGGACAGGTGTAATTCTTTTTTGTTGATGGTCCACACGGTGAAAAACATGTTGCTATAGTTTCAGTCTGACCAGAAGTGTTTACCAGAGCTCACATTTCAGATTCAGCACTTCCACcagtgcatgtactgtatgaagCAGTAATGGTGGGCTATTTCTGTTGCACGGGCTGTGTGGGAGTCCCCTGTTTACCAGCAGGTATAGTtagaatagtgtgtgtgtgtgtgtgtgtgtgtgtgtgtgcgtgtgtgttgggtggggggggtcagcTGTCCACCATCACTGCTGGAAACTGGCTGGTGCAAGAGTTTGGTTTAAAGTGTAATCTGAAAAGCTTGTCAGTACTACAGTAACTGGCTTAGACTGAAGTTACCCTGAGGGGGAATAACGAGGTCTGTAATGTTTCTGTGGGGATGTGGCGCTCAGTAAAGAGTGAACTTGTACTTATTTTCATTCCCCATTTTATCACCACAGTTGTGTTATAATTGGACAATTGCAACAAGGATGTTCATTGAACAATTACTTTTCTCACAATGACTTCACTATGTCACTGCCAATTTAGGACACCTTGAATTATTAATATGTTTTCCATAGTTACTCTTATATTTGTTGAATATCAGCAAGTTTAAGTTTAAACAagtgattcccaacctttttggcttgtgacatCTTtacaccaaagagacatttccactgtaaacttctcagatggtttcatttataTAACTTTGATGAAGTCAAGTCGAGTCCATTAATTTATTTAGCCCATATTATAAATCACATATTTGTGTCgaagggctttacaatctgtacagcatgtgAGACCCTCGATTAGGATATTGGAAAAACTCCCCAATTTttaacaggggaaaaaaatagaagaaaatcaGGATGACAATATtatagatagattgatagatgAACATATATCAGGATCAGAATCTGCTTTATTGGCCAAGCATGTGTGcgcatacaaggaatttgactccggttttaagttgctctcaatGGTGCACACTGTTCCAAACAGTTTACGGGAaagatagaaatagacatacagctaaaaacaaggacttcaaagctgaacaaagataggtaaacataaacataaaactatCATACAAGTAGGGGAAAAATAagtgtatgtataaatgtagaGAAAAAGCAATAATGACCAACAAAAAGGTGAAACTCTcccatatttcacaaaaaatcttaatcatctcacgacccttcagatttgtcttgtgaccttttggccgacccctaggttggaaaccactggatTAAGTATCTGTGGTcaaaactagctccacctgaACCAGTTCCACCAGTAAAATGATGCACtgacaatctaataatgtcacatATAGGCTAATAATATATATCAGGGGCtattttgtgcttttacttttgatactttgtatattttgctgataatacttctgtaggCTACGTTTTAATGCatgttttacttgtaatgaagtatttttacatgattGTATTGGTACTTGTACTccgaatacttcttccatcactggaGGTGACACACTTTAAATCTATCTATGAATTAAATCACTAATTATTCAAAAAGCTCGAGTGCTCGACCacgtgttgtttctgttttcgaTATATGAGCAAGTCAACAGCGGCCTCGTCATTGGTCCAACATCGACATGTCCCGCCTCAGAGGAAACGCACACGgccatctgattggctgtaatGGGAGACCGAGCAGTGGGCTGATGGCTTGGTTAATGAATATTCATAACACCGGTCCGCTCGCCGTGGCCTCACCCTGCTCGTCTCTGTCTGGCTCATCGGAACAGAATGCGGGATGTGGTGATGTAATGTCAGTTATTCTTTCACCGGAAGACACATCATAGTGCATAAACACAGGGCAGCATATTGCACGGTGAGTTACGTTTGGGATGAAACAGTGTTGATAAGTGAACTGGCAGCTGTTGTGCGTAAATACGCGCAGTAAAGCATCGGGCGTATTCATCTCAAAACAATGAGTGGGATATCTGCATTCTGTGGAGTTGCATATACACTGTCAGCTTGAAGCCACACCTCTTCTTGAAAATGTGCCGAATATCTCTGCTCTTCTGTGTGCTATTTCAGGTCATTTGGGTCCGGTTACAGCTGCAGTGGAAGAACTTGACAAACCGGTAGTGGGACCGCCTTTCAAGCACGGCAACACCTGGATATAAAGACGCCCCGAACGCCTCACAGAGTAGAATCTACGAGAAGGGCTCAAACACTCAACAAGCAGCAACAGCGACAACTCGCCTGATTTACAGGACAGCCAATCCCCGCTGCTGCATTACAGACAAGCAGACGCTTCTTTAAGCCGATCAGCCCGGAATTAAAGCAGGACACtcacagaagaggaaaaaaacgaGACAAGAAGCTTTCATTTCTGCTCCACAAGAAAAACCTCTCgtcaagatgatgatgatgcagctCACAGAAACCCCCAACCAGAAAAACTCCCTCTTCAACGCTATGAACCGCTTCATCGGCGCCGTCAACAACATGGACCAGACCGTCATGGTGCCAAGCTTGCTGCGGGACGTCCcgctggaggaggacagggagatgAGCTCCCTGAAATCGGACGAGGACGAGGGGGACATGTACAGCTACTACCAGCTGCTCAAGTCCATCCGCGTTGACATCGAGTGGGGGGTCAGGTGCGCTGCCGCCGACGAGAGGCGAAAGGAGAGCATGAAGTTCACCCGCATGAACTCGTCcacatccacctcctcctccgcgtcgtcatcatcatccgAGGAGGACTACGAAGAGGACGAGGATCTGGAGAAGCAGTTCCAGTACCACCTGGCCGGGCTGCAAGGGGTGCTGTCCAAGCTCACACTGCAGGCCAACTCTCTCACCAAGCGATACAAGAAGGAGATTGGAATCGGAGGTTGGGGCCAGTAAAGCTCGGAGCCCGCAGAAACTGAAAGCCCAGATTTCTATTATAAGATTGGCTGAACTGACTTCTCTcaatgggcctttttttttttttgctgctgctgttgtcactACTTATGAAAGTCATGGACAAACATTTGAACGGTAGAGAAGAGGGGCAGCTTGTTTCTCTCTAAAGGCCTACATGGTGTTGGTCTACTCTGTGGTATTGACTGTGTTGATCCTGAAGATTGCATTTGTGTACTTAACACCAAACTCATATGTTTTGCACTCCACAGTGTTGTACACATCCTGCATTCTGCTCCTGAGATACACAGATGAAACAtatttaaacctttatttaatgtatatttatttaccTCACTCTGTATATTGGAGAgccaaatgttattttaaagttGGAGATGAGGGGAACTGCATGACCTACAGGGCCTGTCGTTTGAACCGCCCCTCTTGAGGGGGTATACTGACGCAAGATTCAGCTTCCTCTCTGTGATGCTGAGGATGTCAGTGTGTTCAGATgtacttgtctgtgtgtgaccaGTGCTCCTTCAAAATCTGATGTGTCTGTATCTTTAAATCGTGCTTGCATGGAAGGAGGCAGATGCTTACTGTAGCTGCCTGTGATCTCCTAATGTCCTACATGGTCAATGAACCAGAATCAACTGATAACTCATCTGCATAGAGAATAATGAGGGCTTCCACGAGAtgctttgttgttattgtcatttatttgcTATTATCATGGTATTATTGGAGATGTCCATCTGTTGAAATAAGCAAATGCTTTTGTATGCAGCTTCTGCACCTTTTTTGTACtgtttctaaaataaaacttttatacaaacttatttcatttgttatgtgttgtttttttcatgaatgCAGTTGTGGTACAAAATTAAGCTTTACATTacagaacagaaagaacaaaacagaattTGTCCGATTCAGACAACCAAAACATGTCTAATCATAGCTAGAAACCTATGAGGTTTCTGCTATGATTCTCCACAGTGTTAGTACAGGGAATATCTGGCATATTACAGGTCAAAAAGCATGTTTTATCAATCATGTGTGGTATAAAACATCCTCTGAGTAGTTTCTTCATGCTCAAGTATTTGACATTCTAACTATaaacagtttgaaatgaaatatctttcATCAGGACCAAGGAcgcctgataatcagactcaGGACAGAAACgctattttctgcattttcttctCAGGAGTGATCTTCAGTTGTATCCCCCCATCTTAGAAAATAGGTGACAGTGAGAATTTATTTTTGCCATCATTTACATTCATAGACAGTATATAAACACTGAGAGTCAGCCTCAACTGTTGCCCTCCTCTTGTCAATTAGATGCTGTTCAAGATTTTCAATTTTAGTTAAGATAATGTTCCCATAACTGCACTTAAAACGTccagacattttgtttcagaaagTAATAGTTGTATCATCTGTGTTTGAACTAAACCCAGTTGAATGAGAAAGACAGcttataataataactttatgtATGTACAGCACCTTTACAAAGTGCTGTACACACATAAAGCAGAGCAAAGCAACGAATGGGGACACGAGACAAAGTGTCAGTTAGTAAAGCTAAGGATTGGACAATtacaaatatgaatgtaaaaacaatcaaatgaataaaacaaacaaacaaaagggacatcaattaaaaaataaataaaaatagaacaaaGATAAAAGCATCAGAATCAAGAATTAAAAGCaatgttaaatatgttaaaagGGGGACGATGACTCAAAATTACCAGCAGGTTGAGTAACCTGAAGCTTAACCTGTCAGTTAAGCTTCAAGAGACAACACCTTAAACAACCTGAACTCTGAAACTAAACAGAGTGTTACATGTATAAAGCCATTTTGAAAGTATCCAAAAGCcatgttttgctttcatttctctcaGTCTGATTGTGTCAAGTGAATATTTTCCAGACTACAGTGCAGCAGCTGTATGGTAGAATAAAACAGTaacaatgtgaatgtgttcatgtgcacaTTAAATTTAATATGCTGCACATGACGCATGACAAGTTTTCATTGGAATCAgttgagttttattttaatttttacttttatatatatatatagacaaaaGATatatgtgagtttgtgtgcatgcgtgcatgcCAGCAAGCCAGTGTTGTTTTATGTAATACCTCGCCAGTAGGGAAGAAGAAATAACAGATTTCCCTCATTGTTGTCTGAGTAACTGACAGTGACAGCCTCAAAGGCCACCGAGCAAAATGGGTGCAGCTGGAGTTTCAGTGTCACAATAGGTCAACAGGGTGCAACACACCCACTTTCcactttcattctctctctctctctctctctctctctctcacacacacacacacacacacagacacaaatctCTTCTTGATGATGTTAATTTGCCTCTTTTCATTGGAAAGACAATAGCAAAGTCACTTTAATAGATCTCAATGTACATGCAATAGTGGACACTTAACACTTTAGTGAATAGTTGACTTACGATATGGACTAATATTATACAGCTATActccaaaataataataactaattgCAATATGTTGAAAATATAGGACCCATTCTGTGAACAATTTCAAGTCAATACTTAAAATCACCAATACCATTTTAATACagtcctgtctgtcttttttcagagaaacataaaacatgacaaCTCTGCTGGAAATCCAGACGTCTTACAAAGGGAACAAGACTCCCCTAACATCTTCAAAGAGACACACCTTGaaaattctttcttttctctgattCAAACTGTTTACAGATGCTGCTGTCCACATTTAGGACAAAGGTAACATGCCTTGCTGCATCTGACTGTAAATGAGGTTGCTGGTTTCAAAAACATCCACCGAGATAACCTTATCGTTAACCTTAAGGTGAATGCCAGAGGCTATCACTCAAGTGATTTTACTATCCCAAATGTTGTGTCAATCTCAAAACATTGCCATCACGGAGGACACAGAACGTGCTCCTGAGGCTATCATGAGGctttttgttaatgtttctgATAATGAGCCCCTAATTAAGTTGTAAACACCTTATATACTGTtgtgtagtttaatctgtaacaattcatcatattttataggCGCTACATatgatttgtgtgtaaaaacataatctgcaaagtaaaaatAGCTCTCAGATATATGTtttggagtaaaaagtacaatgtacccctctgagatgtagtgacgtataagtataaagtagtagaaaatggaaatggtaccacaaaccccccccacagtatttgagtaaatgtatttacttgcATACACCACTGACTGATGTGTGGAAATCCACCTAAAACACCCTACAAATATGGGATGGAATATTGATTTTGAtgagtttttttgttaaagTGAAGTACAACAATATGCACTTAGACTTGCAACGACAAAAAATCGTTACAACGTAGAATTTATGTATAAGTCAAAGTCTTCAGGAACCTCTGTCCCTTCGACGACACTTGATTCAGAACGGTCAGTGGTGCTTTTTGTCCCTTGGTGCGCACCGtagaaacaggaagtacaaGAAAAGCTAactacagcaaaacaaacaacaacaccaaatTCAAGCGAAATAATCTCAAAATCATTGTGACTCAAAATGGACATTCAAAATCCAAAGTCAATGAGTAACGATTCACGCTGCGTATTTTTTAATACACATTCAGAAGACTATCGATGCGTAAGTAGCTAACGTAACTGTAAGGTCAGTTTGAGCTgtttagctaattagctagttagctagcaacATAACGTTTCACTGTTAGCTTACGTATAATTCTATGCAATTATTTACTCGACCTGATTGTTGTATTGATTTATCGATCTATAAGTTGATGAACGGAGGCCTGACACCTGCATGGTTCCCAATGCTAAACTGTAACGGTACAACTGAGCTATCAGTCATCCAACATGCTAATTAACTGCATTAATTAACGTTATATTGCAACTAATTAAAACAGCCCACAAAACTAGCTTTACTGCCTCACTTGCTAATGGAGAGCATTACTCAGTTGTGTCTGACAAGCTAACAAGTTAACTAAACCTTACTGACCTGAACATTACCAGCTTCATGTCTTTTAGCTATTGTTACTCACACTTAATGAAACTTTGTTTTCGTTGCTTAATGTTAACCAACGTTAATGTAGATTTGAGCCTCAGACATGCATGTGGAAACGGTCTGTTTGTTAAagataatataaataaagataaacacaGATTAATAGTTTCCTGTCTTGAAATGTTAAGGGAACCTGTTTCGCTACTGTAAAAATACAGGAGTACACAACAACAGTAGCTCAATAACATCAGTggtagaaagtaactaagtGCATTCATTCAATTTCTTTACTTAACTGAGgtgcttgtactttacttgggtATTTCATTCTATTTTATAACTTTACTCCAACACATttgagagggaaatattatactACTTACTGAACTGCATTTATTTAACggctatagttactagttactttgcaggtaATATTTTCACTGCCTTGTACAACACTACAGTATAGCTAACATGATAATGCATCAACAATAATATTCcactaatataataataatgtaacactggCAGGGACCATTCTGTGTAGTGAATACTTTCaattttggtactttaagtataatACTTGTCACTAAGTGAAATTTTTGATGCAGTACTTGTATTATAGTGTAGTATTTCTCCAAATGATCTGAATACATCTTCCACCACTTGACTTTGTGAAGCTTATGGTTTTTAGATGTTGTTgagactgtgtcagagaggtttCAACTAGGCCATGGTTTGAGCAGTAGTAGCCTGTACCTGTAGATTCCTCCTGTATAATATCAGGAggatttgcccccccccccaccaccaccaccagagaGATGGCTCAGGTGCTTGTCACTCCTTCTTTGCTGAAGCCCCTCTGACCAccaccagacctctgcagctaATAAAGAATGCTGCTGCCCGGCCCGCCTGGTGTTTAACCTCCCTAACTTTTCCCA
This window of the Enoplosus armatus isolate fEnoArm2 chromosome 11, fEnoArm2.hap1, whole genome shotgun sequence genome carries:
- the LOC139292543 gene encoding mid1-interacting protein 1-B-like, producing the protein MMMMQLTETPNQKNSLFNAMNRFIGAVNNMDQTVMVPSLLRDVPLEEDREMSSLKSDEDEGDMYSYYQLLKSIRVDIEWGVRCAAADERRKESMKFTRMNSSTSTSSSASSSSSEEDYEEDEDLEKQFQYHLAGLQGVLSKLTLQANSLTKRYKKEIGIGGWGQ